The Anas acuta chromosome 2, bAnaAcu1.1, whole genome shotgun sequence genome contains a region encoding:
- the NBN gene encoding nibrin, with product MWKLVPASGAGEPYRLLVGTDYVVGRRNCAILIQDDQSISRSHAVLTVSHPETTQSQSVPVPTLTIRDTSKYGTFVNGSNMNGSSRLLQSGDRVNFGVFNSKFRVEYESLVVCSSCLDAAQKMELNQAIRLLGGLVVNEWTKECTHLVMASVKVTVKTICALICGRPIIKPAFFEELIKAVQSRQQLPTPESFYPPIDEPSIGTENLDLSEHQERKRIFFGKTFVFLTAKQYKKLGPAVILGGGEAKLMAEGRKEISSLVSPEVCVVDVGLTNSQILGSESMRNWTDSILNVLQSNDLRAIPEAEIGLAVIFRSTETFCNPKNQPGNKALTRSTAVSGIGPAISQSLAVDETIMPTAADTSTLYVADTEIEEQPRMEIEKTSKTNRREEVAFQDVPPVKENPSTSGNVNAGTLISRVNRTSAFSQKSHPPSPSKISEVSKPRESTPCQQSNSITNYFQVARKRERDEEGGETSVPKLAKLEERSSPVSKCVESTASSVWNSEELHQKENNIQLTKESNELGSDKTDTKITRSENPAPKKRKELDDLPENTETLEIVFESRDLDWKKQTANQDQESQGNIRKKRCLEAKGSRIEEVNAKQKEDNETLREDELGSVLTLEKKSEIKQESPLVLKDHNKIEDDSSSLPSRLLLTEFRSLVVSHPRQNSQLIGNTSCRGQKNFKKFKKVTYPGAGQLPYIIGGSDLVAHHARKSSELEDWLREELEEQNRRAREESLADDLFRYDPSVKRRR from the exons ATGTGGAAGCTGGTGCCCGCCTCGGGAGCAG gggAGCCATATCGGCTGTTAGTTGGTACAGATTATGTTGTTGGACGCAGAAACTGTGCAATTTTAATTCAGGATGATCAATCCATCAGTCGAAGTCATGCGGTTCTGACAGTGAGTCATCCTGAAACGACCCAG agcCAGTCTGTCCCAGTCCCTACATTAACTATAAGAGATACTTCCAAGTATGGTACGTTTGTTAATGGATCAAACATGAATGGATCTTCAAGGCTTTTGCAGTCTGGTGACAGGGTCAATTTTGGAGTCTTTAACAGCAAGTTTAG AGTGGAGTATGAGTCTTTGGTTGTCTGCTCCTCATGTTTAGACGCTGCTCAAAAAATGGAGTTAAATCAAGCCATCCGGCTCCTGGGAGGTCTTGTAGTGAATGAATGGACGAAAGAGTGTACTCATCTTGTAATGGCATCAGTAAAAGTTACTGTTAAG actATATGTGCCTTGATTTGTGGACGACCAATTATAAAACCAGCGTTTTTTGAGGAATTAATCAAAGCTGTTCAGTCCAGGCAACAGTTGCCAACTCCTGAAAG CTTTTATCCTCCAATTGATGAGCCTTCCATTGGTACTGAAAACCTGGATTTATCAGAGcatcaagaaaggaaaagaatattcTTTGGAAAAACTTTTGTATTTCTAACTGCAAAGCAG tacaAGAAACTGGGTCCAGCTGTCATTCTTGGAGGAGGTGAAGCAAAATTGATGgcggagggaagaaaagaaatttcttcactggTTTCTCCTGAAGTTTGTGTTGTTGATGTGGGGTTGACAAACTCCCAGATCCTAGGATCCGAGTCCATGAGAAACTGGACTGATTCCATTCTGAATGTCTTGCAAAG TAATGATCTCAGGGCTATTCCCGAAGCAGAAATCGGATTGGCAGTTATCTTCAGATCTACAGAAACATTCTGCAACCCTAAAAACCAGCCTGGTAACAAAG CTCTAACTAGAAGTACTGCTGTATCAGGAATAGGGCCAGCCATTTCTCAGAGTTTGGCTGTGGATGAAACCATAATGCCAACTGCTGCAGATACCAGTACATTATATGTAGCTGATACAGAAATAGAAGAGCAGCCACG TATGGAGATAGAGAAGACTTCCAAGACGAACAGAAGAGAAGAAGTAGCTTTCCAGGATGTACCCCCTGTGAAGGAGAACCCTAGCACAAGTGGCAATGTGAATGCAGGAACACTGATATCTAGAGTGAATAGAACATCTGCGTTTAGTCAAAAAAGTCATCCACCCTCTCCATCTAAAATTTCAGAAGTCAGTAAACCTAGAGAGTCCACTCCATGTCAGCAGTCTAACTCGATTACAAATTACTTCCAAGTAGCCAGGAAGAG AGAAAGAGAcgaagaaggaggagaaacatCTGTACCCAAACTAGCAAAACTGGAGGAAAGGTCATCGCCTGTTTCCAAGTGCGTTGAATCCACAGCTTCATCGGTGTGGAACAGTGAGGAACTgcatcaaaaggaaaataacatccAGCTTACAAAGGAAAGTAACGAACTAGGAAGTGATAAAACTGACACTAAAATTACTCGTAGTGAAAATCCTgcaccaaagaaaagaaaggagttaGATGATCTACCTGAAAATACAGAGACACTAGAAATTGTGTTTGAAAGCAGAGACCTAGACTGGAAAAAGCAAACGGCAAATCAAGACCAGGAATCTCAAGGCAATATAcgaaaaaaaagatgtctggAAGCCAAAGGAAGCAGGATTGAAGAAgtaaatgcaaagcaaaaagaggaCAATGAAACGTTG AGAGAAGATGAACTTGGATCAGTTCTAACtctagaaaagaaaagtgagatCAAGCAAGAATCTCCTCTAGTCTTG aaGGACCACAACAAAATTGAAGACGACTCCAGCAGTCTTCCTAGCAGGCTTCTGTTGACTGAGTTTAGATCTTTGGTTGTCAGCCATCCAAGACAGAACAGTCAGCTTATTGGCAATACCAGTTGCAGGGGACAGAAAAATTTCAAAAAGTTCAAAAAG GTCACTTATCCAGGGGCAGGACAACTTCCGTACATTATTGGAGGATCAGATTTGGTTGCTCACCATGCTAGAAAGAGTTCAGAGCTAGAAGACTGGTTAAGAGAAGAATTGGAG GAACAGAATCGACGTGCAAGAGAAGAATCACTTGCTGATGATCTCTTTAG aTATGATCCTAGCGTGAAAAGGAGAAGATAA